In Lytechinus variegatus isolate NC3 chromosome 6, Lvar_3.0, whole genome shotgun sequence, the DNA window TGTGTGTAgttcccagggggggggggggcacttacattgacgagtggataccatgcgtgaccaaaaaaaacacataaggatgtctttttcatgatacgtacgtaacgtgataagggtgtcaaaaacacaaaaataatgaaaaagggtatctatttcgctaggaaaattacgtctTTAGGCTCGAATTTGCAgggatgataaaagaaaattaaaatgttttataaaggatgtcctttttgccccaacacttcgtgtttagagtccgatttgcgtgaggtgtagaaggtggggtcgtattaaaccaaataaggtacaGCCGATGACCGAAGGACTCgtatcaataaaacattcctgcacttgtttaggggttcatttcagggaatatttgccaaaattatcattttgtttccaatacttgttaaggtaGGTTTTCACAcggcaatacttgttaaggggaacgttttcagaatatggaaattacgtgtttagggtgcatTTTGAGAACCCATGGTCGCGCTTGGtttccactcgtgaatggaagtggccccggGTGTAGTTAAAGAAGCCTTTTTCAATATGTCTATCCTGTATTTACCTCAAttgaaaaatttatttcaaagacctGCACTCAAATATAAGCATGATCTGTTACATATTAATGAcaaattaaaacattattaGAATCAAGTTGATAGTAGGCCTATTAGAGATGGTAAACTCAGCAGACAATGCTCTCATGTCTCTCTCTTGTTTTAATAAATTGACTGCCATTAGTGTCAGAATTATTGTTTTCATTCgaaatgaaaaattatctttcattttcaatgttaatttttaaacacgtggaatgcctctggcagtcttgcctgcattacgcaaaatcgatatagcagcagtgaaaatatgataaaatattatgtccattgactcaaaatgacctttgaccattgTCATGTGACCGAAGACATGTGcgaaacaatcattcatacttgattaccggATGTTTCATGAGCGAGATCCAAAAACATTCGAAGTTACAATGCCATGCAATTATACTCCCAACAAGGCCAGCAGTCATTcacctttaaatgacctttcatcttggccatgttcctgaaacacacagggtattcagggatacaCTGTTGCTCTtaggtccaagtttcatgaactaaatccatatagactttttaagttatgacaattccacaaatacccccaacattaccaaagtttgttgaccctaaatgacctttgaccttggttatgtgacctgaaattagcacaggatgttcaaggatacttgattgctcttatgaccaagtttcatgaactagatccataaaatttcaaagttacgatGACAATTCCCCGAATAACCCCAATTATGTTGACCctatgtgacctttgacctaaatcATGtgatatgacctgaaactcagacaGGTTCTTCAGGTTTAtactattacccttatgtctgagtgtcatgaactaggttcacatactttcttatttatgatgatatttcaaatactcaaccttggttaagatttcaatgtcgacgccgccgccgccgccggaaaagcggtgcctacatgtacatgtacaatgtttaTGGCTATAGTCTCCCTCTGCTAtgaaggtgagacaaaaatatgaaaaatataaatatagagCGCATCTCCCAAAAATGTCTCTCTGACAAAAGGctgaattaaattttaaaatgtggtAGTATTCTCAATCAATTGTAGAGGAGTAGAAAGTTTATTTGATAATGTAACTTTTAGGAAAATTTCACTGGTCTCCCTTctgtggttttgaatacacaccctgttacatacatgtaaaagtgGTGCATTTCAGCCCATTCCAGGTTTTCAAGACTGATGTATTTCTGCATTAGCATGATAAACCTCGTTTAACcatccaggatctgagcagggaAATTAACGTGATCAATCAGGACTCATTATTTAACCTGGTCATGATCAGAAGGGTAAAAACCATcaaaaatgaagtttttttgttttcattttcatgatcaGTGCATCAACTTGATAGAAGGGCAAACCACGAGTGTATCATACTTTGCAAAAGCAAACATTACTTgtagaattatttttattttttcattcaaaaaggTCCGGTGAATTAACTTTAGCCCATTAAGTTAATAAAAAGGAATGACATCAAGAATGCAATATAATTAAAATTGAGCATCAATTAAACATACTGTACATAACTTGTCTCTATCATTGTGCATATTCCTTTATCACACTTGAAATGAATTGTTactgtcaaatactgtttttgCCCTTCCGAACATGCGCGATGTTATGATTTGGTGAGCTTGGTTAGATCTCGGAGAATGATCAAAGGGGTTGACATGCTAGGCAGTGCAGAATATAAGAAGTGGTAGTACTAGTAGTGCTGCATGtatgcaaacttggaatgggctgacAAGGACCACCCTTATACACAATGTTTACAAACTATCAATGTCTAAGTATTGAAAAGCTTGTTTTCAAACAGGCAAAGaatatttcaaagaatataCCATGTGAAAACTTGAAACCTCAAATTTAAGGTAAAAATATGTCATGAGCACAGGGCTGAATGCAGAGATTTTTCactaggtggggggggggggggcagcaacTCCAGCAAGCGTAAacctaaaacaaaaaaatgaaaagcttGGGAGTAAAACggagcctacatgtacatgtacaatgtttaTGGCTATAGTCTCCCTCTGCTAtgaaggtgagacaaaaataggaaaaatataACTATACGCCGCATCTcccaaaaaatgtccctctgaaaaacaattgattttatttttaaatgtggTAGTATTCTCAATCAAATGTAGAAAGAGTAGAAAGTTTATTTCATAATCTAacttctatgaaaatttcaCTGGTCTCacttcagtggttttgaatacacacccTGTTACATAAAAGTGGTGCATTTCAGCCCACTGAAGTTTTCAAGACTGCTGTATTTCTGCATTAGCATGATAACCCTCATTTAACcatccaggatctgagcagggaAATTTACGTGATCTATCAGGACTCATTATTTAACCTGGTCATGATCAGAAGGGTAAAAACCATcaaaaatgaagtttttttgttttttattttcatgatcagTGCATCAACTTGATAGAAGGGCAAACCACGAGTGTATACTTTGCAAAAGCGAACATTACTtgtagaaatatttttattttttcattcaaacagGTCCGGTGAATTAACTTTAGCCCATTAAGTTAATAAAAAGGAACAATTTGACATCAAGAATGCAATATAATTAAAATTGAGCATCAATTAAACATACATAACTCGTCTCTATCATTGTGTATATTCctttatcaaaattgaaatgaattgttaTTCTCAAATACTGTTTTTGCCCTTCCAAACATGTGCAATGTTATGATTTGATGAGCTTGGTTACATCTTAAAGAACGATCAAAGGGGTTGATATGCTAGGCAGTGCAGAATATAAGAATTGGTAGCAgtgctacatgtatgcaaacTTGAAATGGGCTGAAAAGGACCACCGTAACATAATAATGCTTACAAAGTATCAATGCCTAATTATTGAAAAGCTTGTTTCCAAACAGTCAAAGaatatttcaatgaatataccatgtgaatagaaaaaaaacttgacacctccaattttaaggtaaaaatacatgtatgtcatgagCACATGGCCGAATGCAGAGATTTTTCactaggtgggggggggggggcagcatgcgtaaacttaaaacaaaaaaatcaaaagctaGGGAGTAAAACGACCGAGCTTGCATTGGGGCGTTTTACATGTTGtcaagtgaaattgaaggattttgtgcatacttttggtgaattttgtgaacatttcagtaaaaaatttaagttttcaaaatttaggggggggatcTGCCACCCTCCTGCATACGGCTGTGCATGGAGGCATAATCATTATATACGGCTGAAAAGAGTATCTTCctacaaataatttgataccatatttatgtggtatgtcttCACACTTGGAtaattctttgcagtgatgtaaattttgatttgcaccaaagtaaggcatgactgcaatgaatgaatccagatttTTATGATGCcataatcctacatgagttagtAAACATATTTGTACATCCCTTGTCAATACAGTTAAATTGAGAACTGATAACAAACAGTGTTTAAAACTTAAAAGATtaacaattataatgtaaattatttgaatttgaatttaatgcaacccttgtaggattatgacatcattgacatctggattcattcattgcagtcatgcttTACTTTGGCACAaataaaaatttacatcactgcgaAGAATACCTACTGATCATCCAAGCATTAACACATACCCCATagatatggtatcaaattatttggaagAACATACTCTTTCATGCCACTTTTAATAATTACATGTTTGTGAtgtatttttctgtaaattggGGATTCAAGATGttaagtttttattgaaatcacccagtataataataatataacatgCTAAGATGGACAATATTTCAGTCCCATTCAAGATTCcaatatgtatgtacatgtattactgatATCAATAAATGTAAAACAAACTGAAAGATGGATGTTTGAATGTTTTaggatttgtttttatgtaagtCCATTTCAAGACTAATAAGATCTTTCTGATAACTTTCAGCTACACTCCTGAAGGAGTGCTACTGTATtgaaaaaatggaaacatgcatgATATCAGGGTACTTTTCCTTTGTATCCAACTTACCGCCTTTGAATATATCCCAGTGGATGCATAACCAGCTATAGTGTGTGTGTCTGTAACATCAATGGACAGAGATGATACTGAATTCCGAAGCATGGCGCTGGTATCTTCATCCTGACTCTCAAAAGCTACATCAACCAAGAAATTCATCTCCTCCTCATATTGGCTTTGGGGGTACTGTGGTAACAGACATTTTGTGATATAATTGGCAATCGTTTTGTCCTGTGACACAGTGAAGTACAGGAGATACCTAAACTCTTCCTTCCTAGGAAGCACTACTTCCTGAATCAGCCTCTTAAATTCAGTGCAATCTGATTCATAGAGAGAAGCAAGATAGACTGCAGCCATGTACTCCTGGAATAGTTTATGAGGAAAATAGAACGTTGACTGCAGGTACGGACTGCTCTTATCATGAATGGATGAGAGCTTATTCTCCTGTGACAACACCCCTACTTTGCATGCTGTTTCCACAGAGTCTGAGTACTGTTCAAGATCTTCTTCATTGAAAATAAGGTTGTTCGATTGCAGTCCAGTAAATGCCAATTTGGCAACGGGTTCCATGAGTTTTTCAATTTTAGAGCGATGGTCATTAAATGATGGACTCCTTAGATCTTGGATCTCTTTTTGGACATAATGCACGTTTAAGAATTCAAAcatctcatgaaataattgagaGAATGTTCGAATGGTTTTAAacaattctttctttttgtcaTCAAGTCCTCTCCACATAAGACAGAgcatagatatatagataggaTAGGGTGCCATATACTCTGATATGATATCATTCTCTTTGATCATTTGAATAAGCTGATCTGCTGTGACTGTATTGTCTTTAAAGTACTTGTGAATGTAAACCTCCACATTCTTCTTACTAAAGCCTTCCACATGAATGAAAGCATACAGTTTCATTAGATTGAGATCCCACTTTATCTCATTGGCCTTCCATGGACGACTGGTCACCATCACTGGGCAATTGCTAAGTTCATCTGAACGAAGGATATGTACTAGAGAGATATCATCTTCTTCAGTAGTGCTTTCACTTGCATCTGAGATGCTGCCTCTTGGCATCAATGGGGCAATTGGTGTACCTGAGGACATATGCCCCATTAACTTTCGTCGCTTTGATTTTGGTCTTGAATCTGGTTGATCATTAGATTCTGGCTGAGCACCTGCTAATTCTTGTTTGGTTTCAGAGTGCTGTACAACCTTGCCACTAAACTCATCTAAACCATCACAGGCAATGAATACCTTTTCTGGATTTGAACGGATGTACTCGGTGATCTGACAGGCTGTTGCTGGGTTATCCTTTGAGAGATAAGACTTGACTATCTGACCAATTGTGTATCGCTTGACTTCACGAAGAGGGATTACAAGTACCCATACAAACTTAGGAACATCAGGACTATCGTTTATCCAGTCCCATGCAATCTTTGCGCAGAGTGTCGTCTTTCCAGCCCCTGCATCTCCCTGAATGATGATCCGATTTGGAAACTCTCCATTAATTTCAAGTTTGAAGAGGTCCTTATATTCGAGTGATCGCTTCTTATTGCGATAATCTTTTTCTTCCAAAACAAGGTGTGTATATATGTCTTCACACGGCAAAAGGGAACGTGGATTAAGACTATCAGCTCTTATCTTACAGAAATATCTTCTGTAATGGGATTGAAGCTCCTTTCTACATCTTTCAACCAGGTCAGGAGTGAGTGGTTGGGTCTGTGATGCTGGCATTGATGCACCTATGAATGAATTAAGGAGGGTTATAAGAAGCGTATATTTACATGAACACAATAACTTTGCTACTGTTGATCATTCCTGGTCGATTAATTGTCAGGTACTTATTCCTACTGAGAGAGGAGACTCAGCTTTAATTGGGTGAACCAATCCCTCATTACAAAGAGAAGAACATTCACTAtcataaaatattacttttgaGAAAATGAGGATTAAAGTTGACAATTGTATTGAAACACACTTCCTCTCACACAATTGTGAAAGGTGACAAAAAGAGGATAAAACTCAATAAAATCATTCTACAAGGAATCATCAAATTAGATCCAAATTTGTGACACTAATTAGGTACATCCTgtttattaaagaaatatttcttctagtttttaatatattggAGTTCAAACAAGGGGAATACTCTGGTTTTCAGGTAGAACAAATTCCAAAAAATaatcaagcaaacaaaatattagtCTAAAATATTAGGTAAATTTGACTGACATTCCTCTTCGGCGAGATTGCCAAAAGATTGTTGCTGATGTTGAACAAAGGGGTCACAGGATAATAAACCACAATGACAGTGTCAGAAACTCTGCACCATGATAATTCCAAAATagtccatggggggggggccttgtggcctccatattttttttgataaatatgTATCATTTGAGGGTGATGGGGAGTCATTTCATgactattttctttcaaatctgAACAACTTTTGAGAGGAATTTATGATGCGTGGGTAGACAGTTATGATATTGCCCAATATTGCGTCAGTAGATGTAAGACTCGAAGTTGCTCTTAAACATGAGTTTGTAGTCtgtacaaaatattattatgcTTCGAGTGAAAATGGATTCTTGTTAATGAGtgactatttttgtttttattgacaacaatcatttattttaatatattgaattttcaaatcattatgCTTCAGTCAGAATCTGGTACAAAGTTAAATAGAGCGCCAAAATGAGCCATTATatttaagattttcattttgcacTCTTCAGAGTATGACGCCTAAATAAATGGAAGCGAACACAACAAAAGAATATAACACAGGGCACGAAGGCAGACTGGCGTGAAATAGCGAGCGCTCATTGGCTATTTAAGTCTGAATGGTAAATTAGTCTTGTCcccagtgatacttgattattcttatgtaAAAGTATTACAAACTAGATCCACACACTTTCAGAGTTATCATGGCAAATCAACAATTACATGTAACCataatatggccaaagttcattgaccttaaatgacctttgatcttggtcatgtgacctgaaactcacagaggatgttcagtaatactgattactcttatgtccaaggtTCATGAAcaaggtctatatactttctaagttgtgctgttatttaaaaaacttaacctttagttaagatttgatgttgtcaccgccgttggaaaagcggcgcctatacagtctgtatcaaaaaaagtttacacttcgaaaaagtcctgggaattgaaaaacatagaaaatctataatttttcacatatattcttgggtttgggtctcatctatcaaatgaaagtaaaaattttgacagaatgttacacttgagtgagcactgtccatctTTGCTGGGTCAAGGAAAAAAGGCAAAAACCAACTGACCATGCATttcttgtacatttttttttcaattttagccAATTTAGATAATGCagatacatataaatattttgtaacaattttgccacccaaatatGAAATTCCACCCTAGGTAAGCCtgtttttgtgccagctggatctgaggacataactgcatgtaaacaaaagtttatttcagacgGTCTCTAACAGTTTTTcaataagtttttatcattttcagtggatttaaatttaatttcatatatttcatttaattcttgtttctccacattttccccaagcttgacaatgattatgaGAAAGAAAAGCATGCTTTCGCCATTTCATGAGCTCTGTGTAAAGCAGATATCATCACAACGGCCtcggtgtgtgtgggggggggggcgaaatggtgCACTGTGAAATGTTTTGGGCAAGAAAACAAGTTAAAAGGCAAAAGATATCTTTAAATCCTTGTTCCTTGCTAAAGTTCCTGTGTTCTTCATAATTATTGTCTACttttattcatgtacatgtaactatttcCAAGTCCTGCGCagatcatttttcaccaacttttcaccAAGCAAGTGGTGTTCACTCAaccagaacaattttttacAGCTATATCATCACTTGCTTAAAtatctgtaccaatgtttaaatgtggaaaaaGCTTCAGGACATAACAAATataaatttaataaaattattttatatgtgtaattttattttgatatggcatACGCACTGTAGCCTCGCtatgctatgcaggtgagacaaaaaaaaacctgtttGAAATGCTGAACACTATAATCTAATAGGTTTTTACCAAGATGATCACCATAGATGCCATTACATACAAAGTCATATCAACAACAGCTCACATAAGAAGACCCTTCTTTTTATTAATTAGTAGCTCTACAAACAACAAACTATCTGAACAAGACTTTTCTATAATTATTCCcaagaaaaataatgacatgAAGGAGTGATTCCTTGCAGGAATTTAAAATAAGTTTGGTTTTTCATTCTCACCTGTCCCTAATAGATCTATAGGAATCAGTTTCTGAGACAGCGACACTAGACCACTCTTTTGTAAAGCCTCTGCAAGATGAGCCCTGATGTTTGTGTCTGGAAGCTGTTTATCTCTCCATCTTGTGAATACTGTCATCAATGCATCAGTAGTATCTTGTgtgtctttctttattttatcaagAGTCACAAACGAGATCTTCAGGTTAACGCCAATCCTCTTGTAGTAAGTAGGTCCAATTTCCATTGATAACATCAAAAGTTCTTCCTCACTGACGGTActgtaaaatgaataatatcaaGAGCTAATATTATTGTGAACCATTATTCAGCACCAAGTATGAAAATGATCACCTACAGGTATTCCAAATACTGTCCAGTTTACTTCACTCGAAGGTAAACTGTCAGGCAGCATTTGCAAAGACTCTTTAGTCATAATACAAAACAGTAGAAaggtagtttttttttcttcctctgggTGGTGATACCATGGGCAGGGGGACGAGTCCCCATCCCTCAATTTTCTCAATATTTATCAACTTTATGGAAGAAAACGTTTCATCCCTCTAAAGTGATACAAAGTCTAACAAAATCCCTTCTAAAAATGTTTATAATAATCACATTAGTTTAAATACTggcaatacatgtatgcatatagCACCTGACCAAAGGtcagaaaaacatttttcatcacTATCTTCACagtttataaaaacaaatgggGAATGAAGAGGGCCTACATGGCAGGATTATTAGACTAGAACATGTGGAGGAGAATTTTTGGTACGGTGCTGCATAAACTGTTAACCAAAGTAGCATCACATTTGAAAACTTATATTCTATAATACTTAATATAGTGTTATGTGATGATAACacatatctcacatattcaatattatatca includes these proteins:
- the LOC121416785 gene encoding uncharacterized protein LOC121416785 isoform X1, which produces MRMEMEKNNRSSVTEEEFLRLAQLISPRYYSDLGIHLGISSAELDHIIVQHSSNYKDALMTMFTRWRDEQHPDEDIRALLAEGLEKSDLGGLSKELLAGNLIQKTTDFRQTTATTSTTSRASTSTGAVDMSALPHTVSEEELLMLSMEIGPTYYKRIGVNLKISFVTLDKIKKDTQDTTDALMTVFTRWRDKQLPDTNIRAHLAEALQKSGLVSLSQKLIPIDLLGTGASMPASQTQPLTPDLVERCRKELQSHYRRYFCKIRADSLNPRSLLPCEDIYTHLVLEEKDYRNKKRSLEYKDLFKLEINGEFPNRIIIQGDAGAGKTTLCAKIAWDWINDSPDVPKFVWVLVIPLREVKRYTIGQIVKSYLSKDNPATACQITEYIRSNPEKVFIACDGLDEFSGKVVQHSETKQELAGAQPESNDQPDSRPKSKRRKLMGHMSSGTPIAPLMPRGSISDASESTTEEDDISLVHILRSDELSNCPVMVTSRPWKANEIKWDLNLMKLYAFIHVEGFSKKNVEVYIHKYFKDNTVTADQLIQMIKENDIISEYMAPYPIYISMLCLMWRGLDDKKKELFKTIRTFSQLFHEMFEFLNVHYVQKEIQDLRSPSFNDHRSKIEKLMEPVAKLAFTGLQSNNLIFNEEDLEQYSDSVETACKVGVLSQENKLSSIHDKSSPYLQSTFYFPHKLFQEYMAAVYLASLYESDCTEFKRLIQEVVLPRKEEFRYLLYFTVSQDKTIANYITKCLLPQYPQSQYEEEMNFLVDVAFESQDEDTSAMLRNSVSSLSIDVTDTHTIAGYASTGIYSKAITVRIGRYSYGPGISNEVAVMICSAPSLRDVRLDASFHPTFYETLAREGRKAAVHTLQIWNDKRLSSASSHHLAEALCSLPNLTNLTLRGDCYQEEFCSHLNKKASTLKGSFPQISKGNFIFNGVPQKDLQSFLQAVSDEIRQMELMTSYLSRLSSSVGSSF
- the LOC121416785 gene encoding uncharacterized protein LOC121416785 isoform X2; its protein translation is MTMFTRWRDEQHPDEDIRALLAEGLEKSDLGGLSKELLAGNLIQKTTDFRQTTATTSTTSRASTSTGAVDMSALPHTVSEEELLMLSMEIGPTYYKRIGVNLKISFVTLDKIKKDTQDTTDALMTVFTRWRDKQLPDTNIRAHLAEALQKSGLVSLSQKLIPIDLLGTGASMPASQTQPLTPDLVERCRKELQSHYRRYFCKIRADSLNPRSLLPCEDIYTHLVLEEKDYRNKKRSLEYKDLFKLEINGEFPNRIIIQGDAGAGKTTLCAKIAWDWINDSPDVPKFVWVLVIPLREVKRYTIGQIVKSYLSKDNPATACQITEYIRSNPEKVFIACDGLDEFSGKVVQHSETKQELAGAQPESNDQPDSRPKSKRRKLMGHMSSGTPIAPLMPRGSISDASESTTEEDDISLVHILRSDELSNCPVMVTSRPWKANEIKWDLNLMKLYAFIHVEGFSKKNVEVYIHKYFKDNTVTADQLIQMIKENDIISEYMAPYPIYISMLCLMWRGLDDKKKELFKTIRTFSQLFHEMFEFLNVHYVQKEIQDLRSPSFNDHRSKIEKLMEPVAKLAFTGLQSNNLIFNEEDLEQYSDSVETACKVGVLSQENKLSSIHDKSSPYLQSTFYFPHKLFQEYMAAVYLASLYESDCTEFKRLIQEVVLPRKEEFRYLLYFTVSQDKTIANYITKCLLPQYPQSQYEEEMNFLVDVAFESQDEDTSAMLRNSVSSLSIDVTDTHTIAGYASTGIYSKAITVRIGRYSYGPGISNEVAVMICSAPSLRDVRLDASFHPTFYETLAREGRKAAVHTLQIWNDKRLSSASSHHLAEALCSLPNLTNLTLRGDCYQEEFCSHLNKKASTLKGSFPQISKGNFIFNGVPQKDLQSFLQAVSDEIRQMELMTSYLSRLSSSVGSSF